A segment of the Cinclus cinclus chromosome 3, bCinCin1.1, whole genome shotgun sequence genome:
CAAAACAAGAGTTGTGATTCAAGGACAGTAAAGGTTTCTGCTCCCTCCCACTAACCCTCCACTTTCTACAAAGAACACAATGGGATAAATAATGTTACAGAGCTCAAGCAAGCCATCAGACCACCACATGACTGACACAGACTTTATCTCCTGACGGATACCTACCTTCAGTGCAGATATGAGGGACTTCTTTGATTCACCCTGCCTCTTGAGGAACTGATAGAGGTAGACATGAGCATTGGGGTTAGCAGGGAACTTGGAGTTGTAGGCATATTCATTTAACACTTGGCGGGCCTCGTTGTGGTCTCCATAAAACTCCAACAACTGGAAGTTAAGTCTGTCATTAGTTTGCCAGATACAGGCAACCAAACTCTTAACAACTAATTCTGGACAGCCACAGAGCCATCCAATAGCACAGTCTGTATCTAAGAGTGCAGCCTGTCAGATAATGCTTATTAGATAATCAGATACCTGCCTGTCTTAATTTTACTGGCTACTCTCAGCACAGAGAGACAAGAATTCACACACAGAAGCTACTCTGGGAGAAAAAGCCTTAATACCTACTTAATTGTCAAAGGATTACCACCACTTGCTCACTGGAAAAAGATGCTGAAGGCACCTGCCATATCTCTAAAGACAGAACTTGGCAGATGCCAGCACCAAGGAAAATTCTTAAGATGTGCTTAGAGAAGTCAGAGCTTATCACTGCTTACAAAAAGTAAAGTAtctctttaaaattattaattcttAATTACAAATCCTAAGCAGATATTTAAAATACCAGACCAAAACACAGAGGGGCTGCATATATTTGGTATCTCTAACATTCCGTGTATCCAGAGAAAACACTGCCCTGccaaaaatcagagaaagtGCTCTCAGGAATGTAAACTAAAGCAGCTATGCTCCAATTTCTGCAgcaccacaaaaacaaaacatgtaagctgttggtttatttatttttcttgacaaTGCACAGACAAAGATTATCTTTGTACTctgctcaggctctgcagctctACCAGGAATATACTGTGCTCTATATCAAAGCCAGTGGCACGCACACACAAATGTATTACATTTGAAATAGTTTGTTTtcattcacacacacagaaaataatctgCATATGGGCATCTTAATAGAAATTAGAAAAGGAAGCACAAAAGGAAGCCATCTGTAAAACATGCCCTTACATCCACATAGCATTTCACGAAGACGTCCCAGACTCCAGGTATTTTAATAATCTCCTTCAAGTTCACTGCTGCCTTCCGAAAGTAACCGTGCATTTCCTGCTCAACAGCCAAGTCTGAAAATCCATCCTCACCTACCAAAACACAAAGGAAGGCCACAAAGTTATTAACTATGCCAAGCACAGAGATCTTGAAGTGCCGCACCTACGGGATGATTACATTTTGCTAAGCAAGAACTCCAGTCAGAGAGCTTTTAGGAAAAGACTCCTCAGTACTGAAACAAGAAATTTCCACTGCTCCTCATTCCAATTTATAATCAATTTCAACTTATGGAGCACAATGAGTAGGAGTCTAAGAGAAGATGCTACCAGTACAAAGTCCATAATCCAAATTCAACATCTGGTTTTTCAGAGAAACAGAGATTTAGTGTAAGTGAAAAAACACTGCCAGCAGGTATAGAACTAGATGCAACACATGTAGCAATTTCCACATCTTTAAGGAAACATAAATTCAAACACAAGTGTTGAGGGCTTTGCTCTCACTCAACATTTCAGCAGCAATCAAGCACTTGCACACCTACTAAACCACTGCTTTAAGGGAATGCATTCCTTTGATCATTATTTTAGGTGATGCTGGCTGTGACATGGGGAGAAAGTTTCAGAACAGCATGTCAGGGCACCTCAGAAAGTGCTATTTTGGCACCATCACTGCTGATACAGAATTCTGTACCAGCCACACCATCACACACTGAACTTTAGTAAAAGAAAAGGTGTCATTGCAGACGATGGTGTCTGCATGAGCAAGCTGCAGCCACAGATCAATCCAAAAATCAGAAGCCACAGATCAATCCACTTACCATGCTCTAACAGGATGTTCTTCTGCTTAGACCAGCTATAATAGTCCAAGAGTCCTCTGTAAGCCTGAATCAGCTTCATTTCCTTATCCTGAATGACTGTTTGCTCTCCAAACCTCCAGCTTTCTGCCAGGGACAGATTCTGGTAGGCTTCATCTATTTGCCCATTACAGAGGAGATGAAAGACATGCTCCAAGCAGACCTGCAACCCAAACAGTCCAAAGCACAGCATTTCACACTCAAATGTGGAGATTCTCAGTAATACAGCAAAGTCCTACACACATGTGCAGAGATAGAAAAGACTTACTGACATGCATAAAAAAATACTGCCAACACAGGTAAtgaagaatttaaattatttgtgttgTCTCAAAAACCTGTTTGTCTTTAACAAGTGCTGTACCTATTTTAGAAGATCTAAAAATGACCTGAGGAAACCCAGCTGGGCTGTATTTTTCAGAGCACCTGAAAGAGAGATGTCCTACCACCTTACCATGTTGATTTGGCATCATAAGATAAAAGCATAAACCTTCAGCTAGCTCCAGAAAACCCTTGTATGAAACTTCTTTTGAGGACCTTCAACAACAGAATAAAAGACAGAAGCACCATCCCAAGTGAGAAACAGCCAAGGAAACCAAAACAATATTGGTTTGAATGAGtcattacaggaaaaaaaaaaagaaaaaaaaacataaaaaccctCCAGCTGTGTGGCACAACATACAGTTTTGTAATCAGATTAGCTACTCAAAAAGTGAGAGAGTAATGAGGCAAAATTTAAGTACAAATGTTTAGTCAGGAGCACAGTGGTCAAATTAAagactggaaataaaatatgcCAGGTAATTACCTGTATTTACATGTCATTGGGACAtgcatgaaaattaatttgactgtttaaaattcaaattaaaaactcaattAAAAGGGTTTTAAGCACTTCTAAGGACTGAGAAGATGCATCTGTGATCAAACATACAGCCTAAATGAGAAGGTTAGGTATAAAATGACTTTTAAATATACAATTGGGTAATTCAAATGTtaggtttgaggtttttttacaCTAATGTCAGTCCTATATTTCAAGAGATTTGGAAATTAATATTCAAGTAAGTAATCAGGTAAATGTGAAAAATCATCAGGACTGCTTTATGTACACTCACCTTCAAGTACCTTTTTACTCCTAAAGTCTTCATCTGTTCCATGAAACAGTTGAACTCTTTCATGCTGCTTTGGGAATGATGCCACAAAATTTCAGTTCCTATTCTCCAAATCATCTATTAatgggaggaaagaaaataaaaaccaacctTAGGACAAAAATGGCAACAGACACCATACATACAGTCTTACTAAACTTATAGTTACTGTAGGACATGAAAAATGTACATTTgaactgcaaataaaaaaatagtacAAAGCATAATCTACTGCTATAGTAACCTACCTACTCATCCAGGAGGACTTCTAGAGTCATTCAGTGAGTGGTTCAGAATTGCTCATGATAAATGCAGCCTTCCAGAAGAACTTATGAAAACTGCATGCCAGAGGGTTCCTCTCCCTTCACCGAAAAATCATGTTCTTCTTTGATATGACCCCCCCCCAAGACACCAGGGATACACAACTCTTTGAACTTAatagcaaagatttttttccaatttgatGTAGCTCCCCAAATGCATGCACTTGTTGGCACAGTCTGCAAGCTAGCCATATTCATGTACTCCATTCATTTAAGAGCTCTGATCCTTTTCCTTCCACATGTTTCTGTCTGAACACCTGTGAGGAGTTTTGCAGCTACTGGAAGAGCTGGTAAGAACCTAAATAAGCCACCAACCTACAAACAGATTCTCACTGATGGCATGCCAGAACCAAACACATACACTGGTTTTCCATTTTAGAAGACTGCTTTTACTTTTCATAGATACACTGCTGATGGAGTGAACTTATACCAAGCcaagtttttttctgttgtgtcaaggatctatttaaaaaaaaaaaaaacaacatctCTGTGATTAGTGAATTAAGACAAATGCTGGTCCTGAAGTATATGGATGCTGCTTTGTAGTACTTTTTcaactgcaaaaaaacccagataaGGAACAGGGGCTTACCTCTGATGGACCAATGTGTTCTCTGGAATAGTCCTTCTCCAGTGACTCAACATAGCAGGTCAGGaactctgcagcccttttccacTGCTTTTGGAGCAAGGCATCCTGGATGTAGCTTAAGCATGCTTCCTTGCTCTTCTTGAAGTTTAATTTGTGTTCATTGGaagatactaaaaaaaaaaaaaaaaaaaaaaaaaatcaactgagCCCACAGCTGTCAAAGCCCTTATTCAGATAGCCACACACTCTCCATTTCAGCATCTTTCTCATATGGACACTACAGAGAGTGTGGTTTTGAAGATAAACACAGCTGTTAGTCCACAGGGAAACAAGACTATGAGAAAAGCTGGAAATGTGATAGGAAATGGCATTTTCTGTAAGCAGCACATAGCTGTACTTGAAATTTCCATTCATTTGAAACAGTGAATAGCAAATTATGTCACACTACTGCCCTACTAGAATCAGAGAGCCATGGTGCTTTAGTAACTTCACAGTACTTTTTGTCATATTTTGGGGACTACTCTCTTCACTTATAAGTCATCACCTAAGTTTGTGATCCCATGGTGCTGCAGATTGCATGCACACAAACAGACTATTCCAGTACCAAAGGCTAAGCAATTACCACAAAGATAAACATAGAAAATTATTCTCATTTGAGTACAAGGCTGCAAAGAGGCCATTTGGCCTTTTTACATCAGTTCAATTTATACTGAACCAGAATTTCATTCCCATGAAGTGTTTAAAGCTCACAGCTGCATGACCCTACCACAATGCTCATCCATAAAAAGCCACCTGCAAGGCACATAGAGGCGTCACCAAGGCACATCCTACCTGGATGCTGTAGGCAAAGGAATAACTCAAACAATGGCTAAGTGAGGTAATCACAGAACcattagggttggaagggacctctggagatcaccagtccagagcaggtgacacaggaacgtGTTCAGGTGGGATTTGAaagtctccagagagggagactccaccAACTccctaggcagcctgttccagtgctctgccaccctcaatgTAAAGATCTCCCTCGTGCTGAGGTGAAACTTCTGGTGCTTTAGTTATGGCCACTGCACCACGTCCTGTTGCTGAGCACCACTGAAAAGTCTGGCATCATCCCCTTGACACCTGCCTTTGAGATATCCGTATGCATTAATGAAATCCCCTTTCAGTCTTCTCCAGACTAGAGAGGCGCAGCTCCCACAGTCTCTCCTCGTAAGAGACGCTCCAGTATCCAAATCATCCTTGGTGCCCTCCGCTGGACTCTCTCCAAGAGCTCCATGCTTCTCCTGTCTTGAGGAGCTCAGAACCGAACACAGctctccagatgtgcctcaccagggctgagcagaggggcaggataacctcccttgacctgctggcaatgctcttcccaGTGATGCCACGGGCCCTCCAGCCCTCAAGGGCACACCGCCGCACGGCTCACAAAACAACTACGGCTGTTTCCAATCTCTTTCTAGAAGCGGGAACTCGGGGCCACGGCTCCCAGCGCAGCACGAAGGAGCTCACAAAGAGAACTCACAGACGCCCCGCCCTTACCCGGCTGTTGCGGCAGGAAGGGCAGGCGCAGGGGCGGCTCCAAGGCCGCCTGAGCGCCCACACTCCCCCTcgtcctcctccttctctctcccacCACCGCCGGCGCCTCCTCATCGTCCTCCTCCAGGAAGCTGTCCATGGCGCCGGGCTCCGACCTCACCCTGCAGCTCGGGGGACGCGGGAGCTCAGCCGGGGCcgcccctccccacccctcccctcAGGCCGCAGGAACCGGGGGCGGGAGATCCCGGCAGGCGCCGCGTCCCGGGGAgcgcggggcgggagcggccccTGCGCGTGCGCGGCCGCCATGAGGGGAGCGGGGGAAATGAGGGAAGCGGGGACAATGAGGGGAGCGGGGACAATGAGGGGAGCGGGGGAATGAGGGGGAAGTACCGCGCTGGCAGAGCAGGCGTTTGTTTCCAGATAGACCACAAGCAGAGCATGACTGGAACCGTGGCTAATACGCTGTTTACCCTAAAGTAAATTAGCGAGCTCTAGTCACTCTCCATTAGCTGCATCGCTACTCTCCTGTTCCTTTAAAACTCGGCGTTCTacagaaggaaaaggtttttgCATTGTAGAGCAATAATGTTGCCTGAGGTCCCACTGGATTTTGGGAATCCATCTGCCTTAGCCTCAGGATCTGGTTTATACAAATTAGTGCTGGAACTTCTTTCTTTAAACCGAGCTTGCCCTGGACTGTTCTGATGTGTGTAAAGTCCAGTTTACCGTGTAAGGTCTCCCGAGAGTTCTTGTCTTTTTCAGAACTGCCCAGATAGGGGAGGGTGAGTAAATAATAAACTTAGATTCAGATGAAAGGTTCGTGTGATGCAGTGTCCTAGATGAGCTGTGATCGATAACCAGCGGCAGGAGCAGTGCAAGTCACAGTGGTTGCTTGCAGCATTTAAATACTTAAACATCAATATCATACCTTAATGTggtattaatatattaataattaCGTTATTAATAAATCAGTGTGGGGATAACAGAAGTCTCCATttgcttgtctttttttttaaatcctgtgTTCTCCCAGTAAAGGCCAGCATTTCAGTTAATAAGTATTGTTATTAATAGATAGTTAACTTACTTGACTGATGACAATAAACAATAGCACCACATATTTATCAGTGCCATCTTCTTTGGCTGTCCTTTATAATTTGTACCTTGTGTGAGTGCCTCAGTGATCACTGGTGTCACTTCCCACAACACTCCTGATCATCTGTTAGCTCAATATTCTAATTTCAGAATCCAACTTACCCCCTTTTTTGGTAAAAGTCCTCACATTTGCATGCAACGTTTGGCTTGttatttttgtcttcctgtcaTACGTGAGTGTTTCCTGATCCTTAGGTAAACTTAGCCAACTGATCTTATTAATGGGTATCAGCTACTTTAGTAGATATTTTAGTGCAGAAGACATAGGAGAACGGCTTTGTAAGAGTAGTTGAATGTTAGATTCCTCACGTACAGTGAGGGACTACACTCAGCTGAATACATGCTTCCAAGATTGGGGTTGAAGACTAGAAGATAATTTTGCATGATATATCTTAATTGAActaagtgaaatatttttctttcacacattGAAAAAAGCTAGGTACCTTAATAATGCCTACATTATTACCCTGAAATACTTGAAATTGTAGGAAATACTTGACAGTTGCAGTGGTAAACTTGTGTATATGTATCAACTGCAAGCTACTCATTATTGCACAATAAAGGCAGTGACTTATACAAGAAGTATGtgattgtatttttcttcacatcTCCCTTTCTTGCCCTTGCCTTTACAACCACAGACACCATTACCTTTTATCTTAGTCTTTATAAACGATAAACTTGATAATTGGTACTGAAGGAAAATAACCAAATAGCTCTTCCTTCACAAGAAATTTGACGTAATAATGTGGGCATTACACAACAGGAAATACTATTGTTGAGGAAAGACTGCTTATCTTTCACTCATACAGTTATCATAAAAGGTGATttgaatgtatttatttccataTGGTAAACTGTGACAAACTTCTGGATTTTCTGAGTTAAGCTTTCTCAGAGCTTTTAATCAGCCAATATCAGTGATGGCAAATAGGTATCACCTCATTTTCTAagatgtgaaataaaaaatgtcaaCAAATTGCAGGAGAGCTAGCCACTAAGGTGTACTAGGCCCGGAGAACATACATGAGCACTGGGTGAATGAATCATTGCCTTCCTGTAGCATGTGTGTCCTGGGGATACACAGAACTCTAAGAAATCCCAGGGTGTCCATGGGATACTGGGCAAAGAGGTACTAACACCTGTTTCTACCTTGGCACTTTTTATAGTGtgattaaaatattaaactgcTCTAGGTGGGAGctgaaaatgaaacatatttCCCAGAGATTGCACAGCAGTAACTAAGCCTGGATCTAAGGCCTTGTACAATGAGACTGTGGAAATTAGAGTCTGGAGCGAAAATCAATAGGCATGAGGATGCAAGAGGAACACATGCAATTAGCATCAATGATTGATAACTCTTGAGGTGCAGCATTTAAAAGGGCTCTTAAAATGCtcttgaaaaaaaccctcaactgattttacaagcaaaaaaaaatttttttcacCTTGACTATCACTTCTGTGAATGCCTATTCATACCAGCTTAAGAAGTTGgtctggaaagcagaaaaaaatgcaaaaagttTGGTCAATTGATTCACCAGCGAGATGATTTTCTTATGCCACCCGTCCTTTCTTAGCTGCATCTTTTATTCCCTTTGTCTACTCATGCTACTGTGCTGAACAAATAACATGGATCTGAAAGAAGTTTTGTTTATCTGCATTGTGACTTCTGCTGtcattttcccattttagaCCTCTAAGGCAATATTAAGGTGATGGATGTGAAGAAAAGGCAATGGTAAGCACGGGCACACTTGTGAGCAGCCCATCCTTGGTCTTGCAAATACTCAACAGTTCGAATGTACCAGCAAGTGGAAGCTGTGGCTACAGAAGGGCGAGGGCTGGCctgtggtgggggggggggggggaatcctGCGCTTTCGGCTGCTCGCTGTGAAACCCAGCACTTTCCCCAGCGGGATCACGGCTGAATGAACTCCTCCGCCCGCAGCACCGCAGCTGTGACCTCAGACTTTCCCCACCGGGGAAGTGGCGGCTGCTCCTGTCCAGCGGAGATGAGAACTGCTCGGCGGGGCAGGAGGGAGCGCGTGTTCGGATCTGTCGTGTCCCTACATGGCGGCACCTACACCCTTTTCTGTAGGTTCTTGTTACTCCAGCGATCTTCAGCTAGAGAAACCCGCACAAACAAGGGGCAGgaccttccttcttttctggcctgcgaagagggaaaaagcagcGAGTAGAGGTGCAGCCTCCTCGGGATCGGGATGGGGACGCCGCCAGCAGGGAGAGAGGCAGGGTCCGTGCGCTGCCTTCttcccgcggcggcggcggtggcgaGGGCCGGGCTTGTCCCTCCCCCGCCACATCGCCCTCCCGCCGGCGCTGCTGACGTGTCTGTTCCCTCCTTCCTCGCCcggctccctccctccctccctccgcgGCGTCCGCCGACATGGCCGTGGCCGCAGCCGCGCCGCCGGACCCCCGGCTGCTGCTcgccctgctgctcctgctgctgccgccgccgggcccgcgctccgccgccgccgccgccgccgcgcccgaCCTGGGCCGCCGCTTCGCCGAGCGCAAGCGCTGCGCCGACTTCGAGTGCAGCAGTGAGTGGGGGCGGCGGGCACGGCCCCGGCAAGGGGGTTGTGGGCCAGGATACCTCCCCGAGGCTCTTCCCAAAGCCCTCTCCTTCCGCCGGCTCTGGCGCGGAATCTGGGGACAGTcgggaaagaaaagggaacgCGACGCCCACGCGCGCCGTCCCTGTCTCCGCGGCCAAGTTTTCAGATCCCCGCAGCTCCGTGTTTGGTTCCCctacctccccccccccctcccccgcaAAGCCCTCTGGTAATAAACCCGTTGTCTGGGATAATTTCAGGACCGATTCGCTGGGACACACATGTCGTCTTTCTGATCTAACATGAATAATTAGCTTCATAGCGCGCCCCTGAGT
Coding sequences within it:
- the TAF1A gene encoding TATA box-binding protein-associated factor RNA polymerase I subunit A, which codes for MDSFLEEDDEEAPAVVGERRRRTRGSVGAQAALEPPLRLPFLPQQPVSSNEHKLNFKKSKEACLSYIQDALLQKQWKRAAEFLTCYVESLEKDYSREHIGPSEMIWRIGTEILWHHSQSSMKEFNCFMEQMKTLGVKRYLKVCLEHVFHLLCNGQIDEAYQNLSLAESWRFGEQTVIQDKEMKLIQAYRGLLDYYSWSKQKNILLEHGEDGFSDLAVEQEMHGYFRKAAVNLKEIIKIPGVWDVFVKCYVDLLEFYGDHNEARQVLNEYAYNSKFPANPNAHVYLYQFLKRQGESKKSLISALKILHDIVPSHELMIDFNTMLQKSKKRKKRRLGLEVIFTALDYAGWKENAKAWSCLAGQVKQIVISEKHLDWIKQEWNSRKDWWPAFHFSRYLAKRNWQENKNLSYEKALVAGLLLGKDCKYFKYVSHQGCKAQLKRFRMLRKFVNRHSLVYLRISGPPDSSVQP